One stretch of Passer domesticus isolate bPasDom1 chromosome 2, bPasDom1.hap1, whole genome shotgun sequence DNA includes these proteins:
- the CCKBR gene encoding gastrin/cholecystokinin type B receptor isoform X2 translates to MGLHRARAGHVGAPVSQCRGLCWGAFGCLWSTSGWPPGYPRGALAVSLWRPRECFQSAPGVPRGGSAAPCPAARRAGRGGAGGALRADLRAERRGQRAGGGRAGAEPAAAHRHQLLPAVPGPERPAPGAVLHALHPAARPHGRLRLRRRRLQARGLPHGTTRPAAPRPPPAQCTHHWPSERVRQAWYVLLLLVLFFIPGVVMTVAYGLISRELYRGIRFELDVKGDVAAQRGPGGDPAPACDEGDGCYLQLSRPGAALELRALGAQQDRARINSSGAQLAAKRRVIRMLVVIVAMFFLCWLPIFAANTWRAFAPRAAQRALSGTPIAFIHLLSYTSACANPLIYCFMNRRFRKAFGATCAGWGCRRACPRRPPEDEPPMASASLSKFSYTTVSSLGPP, encoded by the exons ATGGGGCTCCACCGAGCCCGCGCCGGTCACGTCGGAGCCCCGGTGTCCCAGTGCCGGGGCCTGTGCTGGGGCGCCTTTGGGTGCCTTTGGAGCACGTCTGGGTGGCCACCGGGCTACCCTCGGGGTGCCTTGGCAGTGTCTCTGTGGCGGCCTCGGGAGTGCTTTCAGAGTGCCCCCGGGGTGCCCCGGGGTGGCAGTGCAGCGCCGTGCCCCGCTGCCCGCAGAGCTGGACGTGGCGGTGCGGGTGGTGCTCTACGTGCTGATCTTCGTGCTGAGCGTCGGGGGCAACGCGCTGGTggtggccgtgctggcgctgaACCGGCGGCTGCGCACCGTCACCAACTgcttcctgctgtccctggccctGAGCGACCTGCTCCTGGCGCTGTGCTGCATGCCCTTCACCCTGCTGCCCGGCCTCATGGGCGCCTTCGTCTTCGGAGACGTCGTCTGCAAGCTCGTGGCCTACCTCATGG CACCACGcggcccgccgccccccgcccgccccccgcACAGTGCACCCACCACTGGCCCAGCGAGCGCGTCCGGCAGGCCTG GTACGTGCTGCTGCTCCTCGTGCTGTTCTTCATCCCGGGCGTGGTGATGACGGTGGCGTACGGCCTCATCTCCCGCGAGCTCTACCGGGGCATCCGCTTCGAGCTGGACGTCAAGGGGGACGTGGCAG CCCAGCGTGGCCCCGGGGGGGACCCAGCGCCGGCCTGCGACGAGGGTGACGGGTGCTACCTGCAGCTGTCGCGCCCGGGCGCCGCGCTGGAGCTGCGGGCGCTGGGGGCGCAGCAGGACCGCGCTCGCATCAACAGCTCGGGGGCGCAGCTGGCGGCCAAGCGCCGCGTGATCCGCATGCTGGTGGTCATCGTGGCCatgttcttcctctgctggcTGCCCATCTTCGCCGCCAACACCTGGCGTGCCTTCGCCCCGCGGGCGGCCCAGCGGGCGCTCTCGGGCACCCCCATCGCCTTCATCCACCTGCTGTCCTACACCTCGGCCTGCGCCAACCCCCTCATCTACTGCTTCATGAACCGCCGCTTCCGCAAGGCCTTCGGGGCCACCTGCGCCGGCTGGGGCTGCCGCCGTGCCTGCCCCCGCCGCCCACCCGAGGACGAGCCCCCCATGGCCAGCGCCTCGCTCTCCAAGTTCAGCTACACCACCGTCAGCAGCCTGGGGCCCCCCTGA
- the CCKBR gene encoding gastrin/cholecystokinin type B receptor isoform X1, with translation MDPRPLNESLQEMLCRSGNGTGSGPGAGTGNGTNGSLCDLLRRGLRGPPAPRELDVAVRVVLYVLIFVLSVGGNALVVAVLALNRRLRTVTNCFLLSLALSDLLLALCCMPFTLLPGLMGAFVFGDVVCKLVAYLMGVSVAVSTFSLVAIALERYSAICNPLQSRAWQTRSHACRVIAGTWALAALLMLPYAVYSTTRPAAPRPPPAQCTHHWPSERVRQAWYVLLLLVLFFIPGVVMTVAYGLISRELYRGIRFELDVKGDVAAQRGPGGDPAPACDEGDGCYLQLSRPGAALELRALGAQQDRARINSSGAQLAAKRRVIRMLVVIVAMFFLCWLPIFAANTWRAFAPRAAQRALSGTPIAFIHLLSYTSACANPLIYCFMNRRFRKAFGATCAGWGCRRACPRRPPEDEPPMASASLSKFSYTTVSSLGPP, from the exons ATGGACCCCCGGCCCCTCAACGAGTCGCTGCAGGAGATGCTCTGCCGCTCCGGGAACGGCACCGGGAGCGGACCCGGCGCCGGCACCGGCAACGGGACCAACGGCTCGCTCTGCGACCTCCTCCGCAGGGGCCTCCGCGGGCCCCCGGCGCCCAGAG AGCTGGACGTGGCGGTGCGGGTGGTGCTCTACGTGCTGATCTTCGTGCTGAGCGTCGGGGGCAACGCGCTGGTggtggccgtgctggcgctgaACCGGCGGCTGCGCACCGTCACCAACTgcttcctgctgtccctggccctGAGCGACCTGCTCCTGGCGCTGTGCTGCATGCCCTTCACCCTGCTGCCCGGCCTCATGGGCGCCTTCGTCTTCGGAGACGTCGTCTGCAAGCTCGTGGCCTACCTCATGG GGGTCTCGGTGGCCGTGTCCACCTTCAGCCTGGTGGCCATCGCCCTCGAGCGCTACAGTGCCATCTGCAACCCGCTGCAGTCGCGCGCCTGGCAGACGCGGTCCCATGCGTGCCGCGTCATCGCGGGCACCTGGGCGCTGGCGGCGCTGCTGATGCTGCCCTACGCCGTGTACAGCACCACGcggcccgccgccccccgcccgccccccgcACAGTGCACCCACCACTGGCCCAGCGAGCGCGTCCGGCAGGCCTG GTACGTGCTGCTGCTCCTCGTGCTGTTCTTCATCCCGGGCGTGGTGATGACGGTGGCGTACGGCCTCATCTCCCGCGAGCTCTACCGGGGCATCCGCTTCGAGCTGGACGTCAAGGGGGACGTGGCAG CCCAGCGTGGCCCCGGGGGGGACCCAGCGCCGGCCTGCGACGAGGGTGACGGGTGCTACCTGCAGCTGTCGCGCCCGGGCGCCGCGCTGGAGCTGCGGGCGCTGGGGGCGCAGCAGGACCGCGCTCGCATCAACAGCTCGGGGGCGCAGCTGGCGGCCAAGCGCCGCGTGATCCGCATGCTGGTGGTCATCGTGGCCatgttcttcctctgctggcTGCCCATCTTCGCCGCCAACACCTGGCGTGCCTTCGCCCCGCGGGCGGCCCAGCGGGCGCTCTCGGGCACCCCCATCGCCTTCATCCACCTGCTGTCCTACACCTCGGCCTGCGCCAACCCCCTCATCTACTGCTTCATGAACCGCCGCTTCCGCAAGGCCTTCGGGGCCACCTGCGCCGGCTGGGGCTGCCGCCGTGCCTGCCCCCGCCGCCCACCCGAGGACGAGCCCCCCATGGCCAGCGCCTCGCTCTCCAAGTTCAGCTACACCACCGTCAGCAGCCTGGGGCCCCCCTGA